A section of the Castanea sativa cultivar Marrone di Chiusa Pesio chromosome 12, ASM4071231v1 genome encodes:
- the LOC142618579 gene encoding gamma-glutamylcyclotransferase 2-3, with the protein MWVFGYGSLIWKAGFNYDQRLVGFIKDYRRVFYQGSTDHRGTVDYPGRTVTLEPAEGEVCWGAAYKVSKKEDQEVALTYLEVREKQYDQKAYLDFFTEPTATSPAVSGIMVYIASPDKKLNRNYLGPASLEDIAKQIVHAEGPSGPNRDYLFQLEKALLQIGCIDKHVMDLANEVRGILSQGELTAS; encoded by the exons ATGTGGGTGTTTGGTTATGGTTCTCTCATATGGAAAGCTGGGTTTAACTACGACCAGCGCCTCGTTGGTTTCATCAAAGACTATCGCCGTGTCTTTTATCAAG GTAGTACTGACCACAGAGGGACAGTCGATTATCCAGGAAGAACTGTGACATTGGAGCCTGCTGAAGGGGAAGTTTGT TGGGGAGCTGCCTACAAGGTCTCTAAGAAGGAAGATCAAGAAGTTGCACTAACA TATCTTGAAGTGAGGGAGAAACAGTACGACCAGAAGGCTTATCTTGATTTCTTCACT GAACCTACTGCTACGAGTCCAGCTGTTTCTGGAATAATGGT GTACATTGCATCTCCAGACAAGAAGCTTAACAGGAATTACTTGGGACCTGCTTCTCTTGAAGATATTGCCAA ACAAATCGTTCATGCTGAAGGCCCTTCGGGACCCAATAGAGATTACCTTTTCCAACTTGAAAAGGCTCTTCTGCAAATTG GATGCATAGACAAACATGTAATGGATCTTGCAAATGAAGTGAGGGGTATCCTTTCCCAGGGGGAACTGACTGCTTCATGA